From Erigeron canadensis isolate Cc75 chromosome 5, C_canadensis_v1, whole genome shotgun sequence:
TGAGTAGAAGTCTTAACAAATTCGTGAATATTGCTAAATCAATCAATCTATTGAGATCGCCAATACTTGGCCATTTCAAATCCGTTTTGGCAGTGTTGATAGTCTTGTAAAGCTTGTTTAATCTCAGCTTGCGTGTTCATCACAAAAGGCCCATACTGAACAACTGGCTCGTTGAGCGGCTGCCCTCCAATCAACACAAATCTCAATGGTTTTGACCCGTTGTTCCACACACTTAAACCATCACCGTTGCTCAACACCAAAACATGATGAGCGGATATTGGTGACGAGTCCATTGACCCAAACACACCTTCTCCTTCTAGCACGTACACAAATGAATTCCAAGACTCTGGGATTGGTTGGTGCATTTGGGCACCCGGAGTAAGAGTAAAGTCAAGAAACATAGAGGGGGTTCTAGTGAAAACTGGTGACTTGACCCCCATGGACTCTCCTGCAATGATATTAACCTTTACACCATCTCTCTCCGCCGATTGAATGTCCTCCTTTAACAACTCTTGGTAGTTTGGTTCAACCCTGAATTTTAGACATGTTTTGTTATCTAGTATTTATATGACAATGTCAAAAAACTATGTGGTATTGACTGACTATATGAATGACAAATAAGTTTTTACATTTTGTCTTTTGAGGATAGATTGACCCATAGTTGCAAGCCCTTTTGGGCACCTGGGCCTGCAGGCATTTCTGAGTGAATAATGCCTCTTCCTGCTGTCATCCACTGGACCAAACATGTAAACATTTACATTCATATCAGCAAATTAGTTGAGACAatgttaatacttaataaatTTATCCATAAATGGGGAACGGGCTGATTTTAGCTTTAACAAGTCAAATTAGTAgagctaaaaaaatataattaaatgttGTAACTAGTTATATGTCAATAGGTCCCTTGAAATGCATAGCTTATATCATAATGATACCAAAGTTATTTTTGTTGTCGTATGTCACACACATTCCTTTTTGACTCgttttataaataacttgtcTTGACCCTAACATGTTTTAGTAGGAACTCAAAATTTCGAACAATTACCTGGACATCACCGGCTCTAATAGTACCCTTATGCCCATTAAAATCTTGATGTGTTACGGCTCcctaaaacaaattaaaatatattaatatgattaAATAGCTTTAACCACAAAAGGGGACAGATGAACAACATAACACACAACAAATATAGCAGTTGAAAATGGGTACCTCTAGCATGTATGTAACAGTCTCAAATCCTACATAAAGACATAATCATTTGGTTAGAAATGATTAAGAAGGTAAAAGTAGATTGAatttgaaattgatattaaagaataaaagaCATACCTCTATGTGGATGGTCAGGGAATCCAGCTGGGGGAGAAACTGCACAACACCacaattagttttataaatattactcgtaattaagtttcttctattttttttgtaacacAATTATACAAACATTCACACTAGAGGTGAGCATGTTAATCATATACTATAATTGATAATCATTAAATTATGCTTATAAAATATAGCTAAATGGCCTCTATCAAGCAGTTTTTTAAAACATGGTCATAGATGCGTGTGAATACTTTTTCTAAAAAGTTGTTtgtacaaaatatatatgttgtggtAAATGGTTATATATCGCATAATAAATCTTGGTAAAAAGTTtagatcaaaattaaaattaaggtaCGATATGTGTATGAATAATAATACGTTGaccttttaataataataaattattatattactatatgtaagaataaagaaaaaagaaattaccAGTAAATTCATCTAACATAAGGAAAGGATCAAAAGACTTCAATTCCGG
This genomic window contains:
- the LOC122600503 gene encoding pirin-like protein, whose product is MSLLRSTNTRIYRHLTKSLPVFSSSKFVMTTAVEFSEPRLVTKKLLAKSQGEGDGAVVRRSIGRPELKSFDPFLMLDEFTVSPPAGFPDHPHRGFETVTYMLEGAVTHQDFNGHKGTIRAGDVQWMTAGRGIIHSEMPAGPGAQKGLQLWVNLSSKDKMVEPNYQELLKEDIQSAERDGVKVNIIAGESMGVKSPVFTRTPSMFLDFTLTPGAQMHQPIPESWNSFVYVLEGEGVFGSMDSSPISAHHVLVLSNGDGLSVWNNGSKPLRFVLIGGQPLNEPVVQYGPFVMNTQAEIKQALQDYQHCQNGFEMAKYWRSQ